GTTAAAATACAGTATAAAGTATTAAGCCTTGTTGCAGCATGCTGATACTTGTTGACTCATTCATGCTGTGATCCACATGTAAAAAAACAGAATGTGGAACTGAACTCTGGCTttgttgaaaaagaaaaagaacgaTATTTGTTTTGCTTGGATCGTCGTCTGTTCTCCCTTGTGTGGTTCTCTTTTAGGTATATTGTAGTATCATTCTAGTGCGCTTGTTTACTCCAGTTGCTCCAAGAACAGACAATTTTTAATAGAATTTGGATGAAAAAGATAAACTTATAGGGTAAAAGGCAGAATAAAATTGCTCAGGAACATCGAACTTTTATCTCATACTATGTAACTGAAGGCATACTGTTAAATTTGCATGTTCCTGCAGATATAGAAGTTCCAGTTGTTTGCATGATTCTGGTGTTCCTATTTTCTTTGCAACATTTTGGGACCCACCGGATCGGATTTCTATTCGGACCAGTTGTAATAACTTGGCTGTTGTGCATCAGTTCCATTGGGATCTACAATATTTTCCACTGGAATCCCCATGTTTGCCAGGCACTCTCTCCTTATTACATGTATAAGTTCTTGAAGAAGACACAGGGACGAGGCTGGATGTCGTTGGGCGGGATCTTGTTATGTATAACAGGTATTAAGACCTCACGGTCTCGCAGTTTCATTCCTGCTCGAAATCAATAGCTAAATGCAGTTACACGTTCAGGTTCGGAAGCCATGTATGCTGATCTTGGTCACTTTTCCCAGTTGTCCATCAAGGTAAATTCGAACTGGCTGGCTTTCTTTGAGTCGATTGCAAAATATGTGTCATGTTAGCAAAGATGAAAAATGTCGCTATTCCTGCCTCGTTGCAGATGGCGTTTAGCTTTGTGGTCTACCCATCTTTGGTCTTGGCTTATATGGGACAAGCGGCTTATCTTTCCACGCATCACAAAATCGAGAACGACTACCCCATCGGGTTCTATGTTTCAGTCCCTGGCAGATGATATTCATCATCGCTCCATCTCAACTCGAGCTATGTAAGCGCGGTTTCGGGGCTCTTATATAGCTATTTTATGGTGCAGAAAAGCTGCATTGGCTGGTGCTTGCGATTGCTATACTCGCAGCTGTGGTTGGAAGCCAAGGCATGATAACGGGCCCTTGGTTGCTTCCCGAGGGTCAAGATATGCTTGTCTGTTACGATCGGCTTTAGGAACACGAAGCACATCAGCAATGCATCGGGTAATGTTCACAACCGATGAATACTCGATCACCAGTAGAATGTGTTAACGTGTCACGTTCTGTTTCGTATTACAGGTCTGGCAGTGATAACCGTTATGTTGGTGACAACATGCCTTATGTCTCTTGTGATTATAATCTGCTGGAACAGAAGCGCCCTTCTTGCCATCGCTTTCATGCTATTCTTCGGCTCCATCAAAGCGCTCTACTTCTCGGCCGCGCTGATCAAGTTCCTCGAAGGCGCTTGGGTCCCTGTCGCCCTGTCTTTCGTCTTCCTCGTCGTCATGTCCGTGTGGCATTACTGCACACGGAAAAAGTACGAGTTCGATGTGCAGAACAAAGTCTCCCTCAACTGGCTCCTCCGCTCCGGCCCCGAACTCAGCGCCGTCCGAGTCCGAGGCATTGGGCTAATTCACACAGAACTCGTGTCCGGGATCCCGGCCATCTTATCCCATTTCGTGGCGAACCTCCCGGCTTTCCACCAGGTTTTGGTTTTCTTGTGCATCAAGTACGTCCCGGTGCCCCACGTTCGACCCGAGGAGAGGTTCCTCGTCGAGAGAGTCGGCCCGAGGGAGTACAGAGTGTATCGGTGCATAGCCAGTTACGGGTACCACGACGTCCTCTAGGATGACGCTGCGTTCGAAGAGGATCTGGTTTGCACGATAGCCGATTTCATCCGGTCGGAATGGAGCCATGATCATAAGCACTCCGATGACGGGTTTGAGAGCAAGGAGAAGATGACCGTCGTGGGGAGACCCTCGTCGTTTAGCGTTGGGGACGACAGTCATGATGTGGAGGTTGCCGGAGATGGACAAGCGAGGGGTGGCGGAGGTGGATGAGCTGAGGGAGGCGGGGATGGCGTTTATACTCGGGCACTGCCACGTGAAGGCGAAGGCGGGTTCGGGTTTAATGAAGAGGATAGGCATTGATGTGGGGTACGATTTCTTGAGAAGGAACTCGAGGGAGCCTACATTTATGAAGAGCTTTCCTTGTGCATCAACGTTGGAGGTAGGTATGATTTACCATGTATACTTAATGCTAAGCACTCGTTTAATAGTGTTTCATCTCAACCAAAAGAGACTCTTGTTTAGAGTATACATCttactataaacacattatTGAAACATTTCATCAGTCGAAATTGCAAATAGACTTGTTTTGTAGACTATTAAGTAAATAACCTTCTACAAAATATTTTGTAGGCAAGGAAATCGCAAAAATGATAATTGCAGAATTTATTGGTCAATTATAGGATGGTGGGATCATTATCTCTCACGAAATCTTATGCAACAGGATAAACTATCCAGAATTGAAGAAATCCACTATGCAAACAAAATTCCAATATTGAGAATTTGAATCATACCTATGAGTTATCTTAGTACAACAACGAGCCCAACCCGTTTAATTACATAAGCGTAACAAAATCCCATTAAATAAGCGAGAAATTGCAAATTAAGTGGTccaatttagaaaaaaatttgTAGGAAAAAGATTTGGCTCTCTTAACTAGTTGTCTAGTTCTATAATAATTAAACTAAAGTAGACAAATGATACATCAGGATGATACGGTTAGAAGTTTCAAATAGTTTAACTAAGATAATCTTAATTAAAGGTACATAATTAGTTTTGCTCACAAGGGCTTAGTCGGAAAACATGGTAGGTGTGGTTTGTAAATTGCTTAGCCCTAAAGAAATGGCTTACCAATAATTAAATCAAACATAATTGCATCTAATACCAACAAAAAACAGCACTTTGTACAAACAATCATCAGATTCTCGTGttttattttgtactattaCCAAGCAAATCACATAAACTACAATAGAAAATTTTGATGGGACTGAAATGTATTTTTTGGAAAATTACAAATAGCATATTAATgcctaattaatttaattaatacttaatgaaatcaaaataaataattaatgaacTCCATCTATATATTGTTACCATGAAATATTGCTCAAGAAATAGGAGATGAGTTGAATGAACTCATAAAGGGAAATGaatgttgatatttttcaattttatttaatgagtAGTGTATATCATAGTGTAGAAAGAGTTCATTATACTTACATATgtatactaataaaaataaatcaccaGATTGATATAATTGTAGGAATAGAATCTTGCCCGGTGGATCCAACATTTAAAATAGATTAGTGTTCTTAAAGCAAAAAAAAGGAAGTAAAATAAAGAGTATATAATAAGTCGTTTTACATAGTTAAGGTTTGTGAGTTGTCAACTTAACAAGAAAAACGAATATGCTATTCATGTATATAAAGAGAGAATCTTCATTATTGTGAAACCTACTCAATCgcaaaattaaattatcatattataatatGTGATTATAGTTGTATTGAAATAAACCAAATGGATGGAAGATATGcaatacaagtatacaacaatTTATATTATCTGATACAGCTCTATATCGAGCCCTCCGCCACGTCGGCATACCTAACGACACCGTTGGCCGCCGACTTACAATCACCAACCGGTTCCCCTCTCCATTaccattaatttattatttaataacagTCTGATATCCCAAATGTTTGCCAAGACTCTCTTATCTCAATATTGTACTTTTGTACTCAAATTTTGCTTAAAGTCTTACTAATATACTCTACAAGTGATTTTCAGAGTTCAAAAATAGGCCAAAACTTGGTGTAGATTACTCATCTATTTCTGTACACTTCTCCTTTTGAATGGACGTTTTGGTCATAGTCTTCAAGGTGAATGGGGAATTTTTACTCTATCAGATTAATTTATCTAACAATAGTGAAATTAACCCTTACTTTCAAGATTAATGAATAAGCTAaaatgtagtactactatataatcAATGTACTATAGTTTTATTGGCTATGCTTATAAATATACCAAGTTGTCTCGCATTGTATTCTTATTAGACCAGATAATTGTTTTACTAGAgctgatgttttgtttttatttgcaTAATAGTAATTTATTTCTCATAAGTTATAGGATAGACATAAAGGTTGAGATTTAGTAGAAACCATACTACAgaactcattttttttaaaattaacttttaTGCgaatgaggaaattacaaataaactcctatactatagaaatGAGGAAATTACAATTAATGTCAAGAggactcgaactcggcacctcatacaataatgtctaagcttcTTAAACGCCTCCACTCGAATATACTACATATAAAGGGTAACGATATTAGGGGTGAAAAAGTGAAATCTAATTGAAATTTAGTACTATACTACAGTACTACTAGAAATCAAATTACAGAAGTGTAGGTATAATCTAGACTTTAAAATCGAAGACCACCAATATTCCCGTTATGTGAGAATTAACACATGTTGACCGGCATTCCCGGTACCCGGTAACTCTTCTCAACGAACACTTTGATATAATCCCGTTATAAAAGAAGAACGCTAAACCTGTGAGGTAGTATTGTCGCGGGAGAGAAGAATCGACTTCTCTCTTTTCTCATGGCGTCGCAATTGCAGGCAACCACGCCGGAATCGGACTGCAAATCCGACGTTTCAGCCGACGCTTTCGACGAATCTACATTCTTCCTGCGCCGTTGCTGCTGCGTCTGGACTTTCCCTTGCTACGGCACCACCAAAACCAAAAATTGGGAGCGAATTTCCACATCGGAGACCGAACACCACGACGGCGACCGGAGCTGGTGGAGCGATGGAGTGGAGGCGTTTAAGAAGGTGAGAGAATGGTCGGAGCTAGTGGCGGGGCCGAAGTGGAAGACGTTCATCCGGCGCTTTAACAAGGCGCCGGCGCGGCCGAAGTCGGGGAAATTCCAGTACGATCCTTGTAGCTACGCCTTGAATTTCGATCAAGGACCGGGGCAAAACGGTCAATTTGAGGACGACGGTGTTTTCCGAGACTTTCCGTCGCGGTATGCGGCGATCCCGGCGCAGAACAGCCTGTTGAAGGACGGTGCGACGCTCACGTGAGGCACGTGACCCCTAATTTGCGGAGGGTGCGTTCGGCGCTGACGTGGCGTGTAGGAAGTCGGTTGGGtatattgtttttataataCAACTGGAATCTAGTTGGACGgcccatttattttatttttagtatataCTTCAATTGTTTTAGGCATTTTtagttatgtaattttattcTATAAACTTGTTAAACACTAAAGGCGGTTGAAtttcttcaaaattttaatatttatttgcaATACGTTTTCTTTTATAAGGTTTTGATCTTTGCAAAACTCAATcataatacaaaaatgcaaaaTCAAACATACAAAACATTTTCAAGAcattgttaatttatttttatgttattaaaatgatcttaacatgaccttaaactcgaattttaataatttcataaggcTCTACGTAGTAAATAATCTTTCACAATGATACAAAGGAAATGAAGAGAGGTCATTATCTTTCATGAATATCTACTATCaatctattttataaaaataccTATGTACACAACTAAGTAAAACATAAATACGAAAGAAATATAGCAGTGTCATTCTTGGGCTTGATATTTTTGCTTCAATACAATTTCCCACAATTTCGAGCGTCGACATGTCCTAGTTTGTTGCATTTTGCACATCATCTTCGCAATGATCTGTTTTACTATCTCATATTTGGTAACCAAAAAAGTTAAAAAGACCTAAATTAGGAGTTTTGTATGATAAAAAATCCAAAAAGACAGTAGTATTTGTTTGGATTGAATTGCAGCTCAGCCCAGCTCATTAATTATTTGGCAATATGAAGGTTGACGCCACTAGAGCTATATGGCCTATGAGGGCCAAAAGGAAAAGACTAGACCATTTGATCTCTTACATCACTGCAGTTTCATATTTGTCATTTATATTTATGAACTTGAGTGCGATATTGTAGGGTGAGGTCGAATGTTTGATGTAATTTGTGGTTAAATTTGCGATCAATATCTGTGTCGTGTGTGTTGTCGTTTGATGTCAAATTTCATGTCGTTACTTTCACCTTCTCTTTGTTTCTCTCCTATCCTTATTCTATATACTGTCAATCATTTATTTGCTTCTTACTCcttggatttattttatttacttttaatGTTTTGTTCTCATCAACGTTAGTATGATATATGAATCCAAGTACTGACACATATGGGTAGTGGTTCTTGTTTGACACAATACAatgtttatatatatgtatgcgttatatttatttgagttattgatttattttgtaGCGAAGGTTTGTGTCATTTAGTATTTtatcattaaaatcaaaattgagCTCATGTGAGCATATTCTTATTGCATGGACCGAGGGCATGTATAATTATCATGCCGATTAGGGCTgggaaaaaatatcgaaaaaatgatatatcgctcgtatcgtattgaaaaatatcgaattttcgataaatcataattttcgatacgataccgaatcgtaagttttcgatacgataacgctatgaatttccttatatcgcgatatatcgttttatttcgaatatacgatatatatcgatattttcgatatatcgttttatatcgaatatacgatatatatcgtatatatcgaaacatattaaaattcaatacatattaaaatttaaaattataaatatatataaatccatttaattgtacttggttgtgttgtattttgattatagagataagaacactattaattttattgtgttgaagttttattaatttttgtgtgaattttaagttttgaaattataattttcgatatacaggtattcgatacgatatcgatatttcgatatatcgaatttcggtacgatatatcgaaatattgatacgataacgatattgatattatacatatcgaaagttcgatatatcaaaactttcgatacgataacgacaTGAAATTCTTTCagatcgatattttcgatacgatatacgatatAACGTTTTCGCTACGAtatctcgtatcgacccacccctaatGTCGATATATAAACGGTGTGATATAATGTTtccatttttcaaaaaattattctGGAAACCAGAAACTTGCCATCATGATTTGATATGTGCTTTAAGTATTCATGTGAAATGTGTCTATGGACTATGATGTAACTCTACACAACGAACTCAACCTACGAAGTTTTCATGAAATTCtattttgtaaaattttaatttgcaCACACACTTATACTGATAAATGCACGATAGATTTTCAACCAATATGGCAAGTGATATGGTTTGTTTAACTCTAGGGTCTAAATTTAAATCTGTCAATGGTCAGATTTTACTATGCATGCCCATTAGCATAACATGAGGTCCCAAGACATAGTGTATCACTTATGTTTGTTAACTCTCGTCTATGAAGTAGAAAAGATTATAATGTCTgattttaatactactatttaactCTATCTTCATGTGTATATTATGTGGTAGAAATTCTCTATTTCATTTGGAGTTTAATATTGGTGTCATTTATAATTAGGAAATGTCAGATTTCAGTATAGTTTAGGTTTCATCGATCTGACTCTTAATCTTAAAACGACGCTATTCTGTTCCGAATGGAATAGagaatattaatataatatacaTGTGAACATGTCTAGTTTATCTTGATTTTATTTCattgtttcatatttttttttatcttggtTATAAGTAGAGAATGTTGAAATTAGAGAAATTATTGTGTAGAGATAAtaagagttggggggcaggtgTGCACATGGGACATGTTCCCTATACATATGTGTGTGTTATTTGGTAAGGTCGTGGGCTATATATATTGCTTGGTTGATAGGGTGCACTATGGTTGCCCCATTCCCTCTCTATTCTCTATTATCCAAAACAGTCCAATTTTCTTATACTAGTTTAATTATTGTAAAACTTATAAAAtaccaataaaaatgaaattcaacaAGTAATAACAAATTAATGTCCAAAATGAAATGTGATGACGGACAAAGAGAATACGGTAGAATTTTGTTCAAGTTATAATTTGTTCAAGTTATAATTTCTATCTCttttaaagtatttttttttctatcttgaTACCGTAGAATTTTGTAGGGATTAATCTAATTGATAGTTACCTAAATTTAATTCTGGACATCGTTAATTTAAACTCTTTGAAAATAGaaggtaaaataaataaattaagctTTGATCTTGAGAGCTACTATAAATTAGATAGCCCAATAATAATttctaaatattataattaacattaAAATGTCAGTAATTCTTACTCCATATAAGAATTTAAATGTCTTTCTATATTACTTAATTTAGGGATAGTATATATTATAGCTAGTGTATTGTATTAGAGAAGTAGATGTAAGCATTTAACCAAAGACCTAATTATACTagtttttgaattatttttcccACTTAAAAACAAGTGAATAATTGGTGTCGAggagattgataaatttatgtctttgtattgatatttttaacatacaaaattgatatttagttattagttattactataaaaagttagtaattgatcacacccctataaaaaaatatatatgttcTTCTTTGCCCGTAAAGTTATCACTTAATTTCAACCAGAATATAGGCGCTTAATATTtacttaaataaaaacaatgaatACATGTATTTATTGGGGTGGGGGTCTCAAATTTGAGcatgaataaaaatatactcactATATGTTTTCGGCCACTTACAAAAATGCCATGGTAATTAGCTGAATCAATGTACTTATAATTTAAAACGCACATCACTTAGTTGTCTTCTATCTTCTGATTTCCTTTTACAAAATCgtcatcttttttttaaaaaaaattgtttttttcttctttggtaaaaaacataaaatcatCTAATCTAACGGGTACGAAGTCATGGTTGGGTTCAATAATTACGCTTGTGACGACAAAATCCATCAATTCAACGTTCAAATGAATTTCttcatgttttcttttccttataAAGGTGAACCACATTAATGATTGTGAGTCGGAAACGAAAAACTCTACTAAGATGAAACTATTTGGATTATTCACTTTTTATATTCATTAAATTCATTGATTACGAATTTACGATATAGGATAAATAAGGTGCTCTACATTTctaatggattatatatgcaaAATTTCTGAAGTTTTTACGATCAAATTCAGTTATATCAAAATTAAGATTCACATGCATGGCCGCctaaaaaatcatttaaatattttcacttGCTATCACTGACAAAACTAAATGACTCTGGCTACATGAATTTGATAACGTGATAACATGTCATTTCAGCATAATTTTGGAAGTAAACCAAACTTAGTTAATTAGAATCGATTAAAAGTACTATAAATTTATACAcgcaatatatatttttttggcatgaaaattaaaatttgaccaACGTTAAATAATGTAGAGGTAATAATTACCCCCTCCGTCCTCAAATAGGAGTCCGCATAAGATTCCTGATTCATTTCACTATAGATCGGTAATAGGACTcgcattccactcacattttatttaaaactaatatacaagTGAGAGTCATATACCACTTACTTTTCTTAACATCTTAGAACCAGTGCCGAAAAGAAttgagactcttattcgcggacggaaggaaaatattttataaaaactaAATTTTCTTTCCCTTTCATAAAATCCATTTTATCCGTTTCcaaaaaataaagattttggagatgcataattggtaaagtagtaaaaaaatagtagaaatagtaaaaaatacaTTTGTAAATACATATTAGTACTATGTTTTTTAGTCCTAACACCAAAACATTGTGATAATATACTAAGCTTTCTGGGATTTGATTAGACTAGTTCCCAAGATTTTGGCCGTACTAGACCATGtacatatcatcatcaaaatcTATACTTTATAAAATAAGCTAAAGTTCACGTCTATTTGatgtattttttatgtttgttggTAAAAAAGCAAAAAGGTTGAAAATCGAATCTCATGAGCAAACTTGTGAGTTTAGCGGATCTTGCTACTTGTTATTGCGATTAACTAcatcacatttttttttaattatttcacttTTGCAACTTCTTATGATATCTCACTCATTACACCATGTTGATGTTGACTTCACAACATCCAATGTTTTTATTATGAGGCGTGATTAATACAATCTCGTTCTTTTGTATTTTACTTACTACTCTTTTGTAGAAGAAAATCATTACATTATACTCACCATAATTAGCAATTGAATTACATATACATATTGTGAATTTGGATGTATTACTTAAGTAAAAAATTAActagttaattttttaaaatcataaataacatcttaattagtgtttaattaatttacagTTGAGAATGAATACATTGTAATGAATTAAGATTGAAGAGACAGTGAGAGGATAAAGGTGAGTTCGTTCACATCTCACCGACACAATAATGAGTGGTGTGCTTTCTTAGCACCTATGGAAAGGAACCGGTTGTTAAATATGGTTAAAGGAAACACActttttttgtttcactttgATTGTACAATCTTCTCTCAACTCTTTTCATTCCATCACTCTTCATGTCAAATccccttttttttttactacttcTCACAACATTTCTctctttgtgtgtgtgtgtaactGATTCTCTTGAACACACACCATAATCCATAACTAGTATGGCTTCTACACCAACAATATAATGGCTGCATATTCTTAAATTTGGTGTGTCCTACATTTACATGATCATCAGCAATGGCACCAAGTAGTGTGGTTGTCACACTTGATCGGCCCGATAACATCTCTCTCATCAAGATGAACGAACAAAATCCAGCATCAGCAAGATTTCATGAGAAGCAGAAAGCTGCAAGCCCCAAGCAGTTCACTTGGGTGCTTCTGCTCAAGCTGCAGAGGCTTCTGGCTTTCATTCCGTGGGCAGCAACGAGCACGTGGGCAGCTCTCGGGTCGATCAAGAAGCGTGTAGCCTCCTCTGATCCGGAGGATCCAAGGTACAGAGGCAGATTGTACATGCTCATCAAAGCATTCCTTGCTCTCTCATTGATAGCCCTTGT
This portion of the Salvia splendens isolate huo1 chromosome 10, SspV2, whole genome shotgun sequence genome encodes:
- the LOC121752562 gene encoding uncharacterized protein LOC121752562, whose amino-acid sequence is MASQLQATTPESDCKSDVSADAFDESTFFLRRCCCVWTFPCYGTTKTKNWERISTSETEHHDGDRSWWSDGVEAFKKVREWSELVAGPKWKTFIRRFNKAPARPKSGKFQYDPCSYALNFDQGPGQNGQFEDDGVFRDFPSRYAAIPAQNSLLKDGATLT